Proteins encoded together in one Capricornis sumatraensis isolate serow.1 chromosome 3, serow.2, whole genome shotgun sequence window:
- the UNKL gene encoding putative E3 ubiquitin-protein ligase UNKL isoform X1 — MPSVSKAAAAALSGSPPQTEKPTHYRYLKEFRTEQCSLFVQHKCTQHRPFTCFHWHFLNQRRRRPLRRRDGTFNYSPDVYCSKYDEASGVCPDGDECPYLHRTTGDTERKYHLRYYKTGACAHGTDARGHCVKNGLHCAFAHGPLDLRPPVCDARELQAQEALQNGQLGTGDGVPDLQPGVLASQALMEKILGEDPRWQDTNFVLGSYKTEQCPKPPRLCRQGYACPHFHSSRDRRRDPRRFQYRSTPCPSVKHGDEWGEPSRCPSGDSCAHCHSRTEQQFHPEIYKSTKCNDMRQTGHCPRGPFCAFAHVDKSLGMANDWSCRDLALASVPTTPSGQPGHAKRRESPAGGSQKASEQDGKQSHLAVLAVGHPLAPSVSSSLASSLASSTGSGGSSPTALPALSARTHPLDPSSSASEGIPGSTLDLHLGDISLVSPDKDLEEHDGRDLGPTGQRLLGGSAPVAIPGCLPRSPSLHSSSSLSVSPLGSFSQSLPGPLISSAMTPPQQPPPLKSEPRALGPSVSSYNSFGLNGVPGSIWDFVSGSFSPSPSPILNAGPAASSGVNPSSAELARVRRQLDEAKRKIRQWEESWQQVKQACDAWQREAKEAKERALAADSARQLALQKKEEVEAQFRRLQEELEGQGLASVLPGLSGCGDIGAIPLPKLHSLQSQLRLDLEAVDGVIFQLRAKQCVMCGERAGAVLRPCQHRVLCEPCAGSAPECAYCTGQPLPW; from the exons ATGCCGTCGGTTTCGaaagcggcggcggcggcgctgaGCGGGTCCCCCCCGCAGACTGAGAAGCCGACCCACTACAG GTATCTAAAGGAGTTTAGGACAGAGCAGTGCTCCCTGTTTGTGCAGCACAAGTGCACCCAGCACAGGCCATTTACCTGTTTCCATTGGCATTTCCTAAATCAGCGTCGGCGCAGACCGCTCCGCAGGCGCGACGGCACTTTCAACTACAGCCCGGACGTGTACTGCTCCAAGTACGACGAGGCCAGCGGCGTGTGTCCGGACGGCGACGA GTGCCCATACCTGCACCGGACGACTGGGGACACGGAGCGCAAGTACCACCTGCGCTACTACAAGACAGGCGCCTGCGCCCACGGGACGGATGCGCGGGGCCACTGCGTGAAGAATGGGTTACACTGCGCCTTCGCCCACGGCCCGCTGGACCTGCGGCCGCCCGTCTGCGACGCCCG GGAGCTGCAGGCACAGGAAGCCCTGCAGAATGGCCAGCTCGGCACCGGGGATGGCGTCCCTGACCTGCAGCCCGGGGTCCTGGCCAGCCAGGCCCTGATGGAGAAGATCCTGGGCGAGGACCCCCGGTGGCAAG ACACCAACTTCGTGCTGGGCAGCTACAAGACGGAGCAGTGCCCCAAGCCGCCGCGCCTGTGCCGCCAGGGCTACGCCTGCCCGCACTTCCACAGCAGCAGGGACCGGAGGCGGGACCCCAGGCGCTTCCAGTACAG GTCCACGCCCTGCCCCAGCGTGAAGCATGGTGATGAGTGGGGCGAGCCGTCCAGGTGCCCGAGTGGGGACAGCTGTGCGCACTGCCACTCACGCACAGAGCAGCAGTTCCACCCCGAG ATCTACAAGTCGACCAAGTGCAACGACATGCGCCAGACCGGGCACTGCCCCCGGGGTCCTTTCTGCGCCTTCGCACACGTGGACA AGAGCCTCGGGATGGCCAATGACTGGAGCTGCCGAGACCTTGCCCTCGCCAGTGTCCCCACGACCCCCAGCGGGCAGCCTGGACAT GCAAAGCGGAGAGAGTCACCTGCCGGCGGCAGCCAGAAGGCCAGTGAGCAGGACGGCAAGCAG AGCCACCTTGCGGTGTTGGCAGTGGGTCACCCCCTCGCTCCCAGCGTGAGTTCCAGCCTCGCGTCCAGCCTGGCGTCCAGCACCGGCTCAGGCGGCTCCTCGCCCACCGCTCTGCCCGCCCTCTCGGCCCGCACCCACCCGCTCGACCCTTCCAGCAGCGCCAGTGAGGGCATCCCAG GATCCACCCTAGACCTTCACCTTGGTGACATCAGCCTCGTGTCCCCGGATAAGGACCTGGAGGAGCACGACGGCCGTGACCTGGGACCCACAG GTCAGAGGTTGCTGGGGGGCTCGGCCCCTGTGGCCATCCCAGGCTGCCTGCCACGCTCCCCATCCCTGCACTCCTCCTCATCCCTGTCCGTCTCCCCGCTCGGCTCCTTCTCCCAGTCCCTGCCGGGCCCACTCATCTCCTCGGCCATGACACCCCCCCAGCAGCCGCCACCCCTCAAGTCGGAGCCCAGAGCGCTGGGCCCTTCAGTCTCATCCTACAACTCCTTTG GCTTGAACGGCGTCCCTGGCAGCATCTGGGACTTCGTCTCCGGCAGCTTCTCTCCCAGCCcgtcccccatcctgaacgccgGCCCCGCGGCCTCCTCGGGCGTGAATCCCAGCAGCGCCGAGCTGGCCCGGGTCCGGCGGCAGCTGGACGAGGCCAAGAGGAAGATCCGGCAGTGGGAGGAGTCCTGGCAGCAGGTGAAGCAG GCCTGCGACGCATGGCAGCGGGAGGCCAAGGAGGCCAAGGAGCGGGCGCTCGCAGCCGACAGTGCCCGGCAGCTGGCGCTGCAGAagaaggaggaggtggaggcGCAATTCCGACGGCTgcaggaggagctggaaggcCAGGGCTTGGCCTCCGTGCTCCCCGGGCTGAGCGGCTGCGGCGACATAGGTGCCATCCCCCTGCCCAAGCTGCACTCCCTGCAGAGTCAGCTGCGCCTGGATTTGGAGGCCGTGGACGGG GTGATCTTCCAGCTGCGGGCGAAGCAGTGCGTGATGTGCGGGGAGCGGGCGGGCGCCGTTCTGCGGCCCTGCCAGCACCGTGTGCTCTGCGAGCCCTGTGCGGGCAGCGCCCCCGAGTGCGCCTACTGCACAGGCCAGCCCCTGCCCTGGTGA
- the UNKL gene encoding putative E3 ubiquitin-protein ligase UNKL isoform X2, whose product MPSVSKAAAAALSGSPPQTEKPTHYRYLKEFRTEQCSLFVQHKCTQHRPFTCFHWHFLNQRRRRPLRRRDGTFNYSPDVYCSKYDEASGVCPDGDECPYLHRTTGDTERKYHLRYYKTGACAHGTDARGHCVKNGLHCAFAHGPLDLRPPVCDARELQAQEALQNGQLGTGDGVPDLQPGVLASQALMEKILGEDPRWQDTNFVLGSYKTEQCPKPPRLCRQGYACPHFHSSRDRRRDPRRFQYRSTPCPSVKHGDEWGEPSRCPSGDSCAHCHSRTEQQFHPEIYKSTKCNDMRQTGHCPRGPFCAFAHVDKSLGMANDWSCRDLALASVPTTPSGQPGHAKRRESPAGGSQKASEQDGKQSHLAVLAVGHPLAPSVSSSLASSLASSTGSGGSSPTALPALSARTHPLDPSSSASEGIPGSTLDLHLGDISLVSPDKDLEEHDGRDLGPTGQRLLGGSAPVAIPGCLPRSPSLHSSSSLSVSPLGSFSQSLPGPLISSAMTPPQQPPPLKSEPRALGPSVSSYNSFGLNGVPGSIWDFVSGSFSPSPSPILNAGPAASSGVNPSSAELARVRRQLDEAKRKIRQWEESWQQVKQACDAWQREAKEAKERALAADSARQLALQKKEEVEAQVIFQLRAKQCVMCGERAGAVLRPCQHRVLCEPCAGSAPECAYCTGQPLPW is encoded by the exons ATGCCGTCGGTTTCGaaagcggcggcggcggcgctgaGCGGGTCCCCCCCGCAGACTGAGAAGCCGACCCACTACAG GTATCTAAAGGAGTTTAGGACAGAGCAGTGCTCCCTGTTTGTGCAGCACAAGTGCACCCAGCACAGGCCATTTACCTGTTTCCATTGGCATTTCCTAAATCAGCGTCGGCGCAGACCGCTCCGCAGGCGCGACGGCACTTTCAACTACAGCCCGGACGTGTACTGCTCCAAGTACGACGAGGCCAGCGGCGTGTGTCCGGACGGCGACGA GTGCCCATACCTGCACCGGACGACTGGGGACACGGAGCGCAAGTACCACCTGCGCTACTACAAGACAGGCGCCTGCGCCCACGGGACGGATGCGCGGGGCCACTGCGTGAAGAATGGGTTACACTGCGCCTTCGCCCACGGCCCGCTGGACCTGCGGCCGCCCGTCTGCGACGCCCG GGAGCTGCAGGCACAGGAAGCCCTGCAGAATGGCCAGCTCGGCACCGGGGATGGCGTCCCTGACCTGCAGCCCGGGGTCCTGGCCAGCCAGGCCCTGATGGAGAAGATCCTGGGCGAGGACCCCCGGTGGCAAG ACACCAACTTCGTGCTGGGCAGCTACAAGACGGAGCAGTGCCCCAAGCCGCCGCGCCTGTGCCGCCAGGGCTACGCCTGCCCGCACTTCCACAGCAGCAGGGACCGGAGGCGGGACCCCAGGCGCTTCCAGTACAG GTCCACGCCCTGCCCCAGCGTGAAGCATGGTGATGAGTGGGGCGAGCCGTCCAGGTGCCCGAGTGGGGACAGCTGTGCGCACTGCCACTCACGCACAGAGCAGCAGTTCCACCCCGAG ATCTACAAGTCGACCAAGTGCAACGACATGCGCCAGACCGGGCACTGCCCCCGGGGTCCTTTCTGCGCCTTCGCACACGTGGACA AGAGCCTCGGGATGGCCAATGACTGGAGCTGCCGAGACCTTGCCCTCGCCAGTGTCCCCACGACCCCCAGCGGGCAGCCTGGACAT GCAAAGCGGAGAGAGTCACCTGCCGGCGGCAGCCAGAAGGCCAGTGAGCAGGACGGCAAGCAG AGCCACCTTGCGGTGTTGGCAGTGGGTCACCCCCTCGCTCCCAGCGTGAGTTCCAGCCTCGCGTCCAGCCTGGCGTCCAGCACCGGCTCAGGCGGCTCCTCGCCCACCGCTCTGCCCGCCCTCTCGGCCCGCACCCACCCGCTCGACCCTTCCAGCAGCGCCAGTGAGGGCATCCCAG GATCCACCCTAGACCTTCACCTTGGTGACATCAGCCTCGTGTCCCCGGATAAGGACCTGGAGGAGCACGACGGCCGTGACCTGGGACCCACAG GTCAGAGGTTGCTGGGGGGCTCGGCCCCTGTGGCCATCCCAGGCTGCCTGCCACGCTCCCCATCCCTGCACTCCTCCTCATCCCTGTCCGTCTCCCCGCTCGGCTCCTTCTCCCAGTCCCTGCCGGGCCCACTCATCTCCTCGGCCATGACACCCCCCCAGCAGCCGCCACCCCTCAAGTCGGAGCCCAGAGCGCTGGGCCCTTCAGTCTCATCCTACAACTCCTTTG GCTTGAACGGCGTCCCTGGCAGCATCTGGGACTTCGTCTCCGGCAGCTTCTCTCCCAGCCcgtcccccatcctgaacgccgGCCCCGCGGCCTCCTCGGGCGTGAATCCCAGCAGCGCCGAGCTGGCCCGGGTCCGGCGGCAGCTGGACGAGGCCAAGAGGAAGATCCGGCAGTGGGAGGAGTCCTGGCAGCAGGTGAAGCAG GCCTGCGACGCATGGCAGCGGGAGGCCAAGGAGGCCAAGGAGCGGGCGCTCGCAGCCGACAGTGCCCGGCAGCTGGCGCTGCAGAagaaggaggaggtggagg CACAGGTGATCTTCCAGCTGCGGGCGAAGCAGTGCGTGATGTGCGGGGAGCGGGCGGGCGCCGTTCTGCGGCCCTGCCAGCACCGTGTGCTCTGCGAGCCCTGTGCGGGCAGCGCCCCCGAGTGCGCCTACTGCACAGGCCAGCCCCTGCCCTGGTGA
- the UNKL gene encoding putative E3 ubiquitin-protein ligase UNKL isoform X3, with product MPSVSKAAAAALSGSPPQTEKPTHYRYLKEFRTEQCSLFVQHKCTQHRPFTCFHWHFLNQRRRRPLRRRDGTFNYSPDVYCSKYDEASGVCPDGDECPYLHRTTGDTERKYHLRYYKTGACAHGTDARGHCVKNGLHCAFAHGPLDLRPPVCDARELQAQEALQNGQLGTGDGVPDLQPGVLASQALMEKILGEDPRWQDTNFVLGSYKTEQCPKPPRLCRQGYACPHFHSSRDRRRDPRRFQYRSTPCPSVKHGDEWGEPSRCPSGDSCAHCHSRTEQQFHPESTKCNDMRQTGHCPRGPFCAFAHVDKSLGMANDWSCRDLALASVPTTPSGQPGHAKRRESPAGGSQKASEQDGKQSHLAVLAVGHPLAPSVSSSLASSLASSTGSGGSSPTALPALSARTHPLDPSSSASEGIPGSTLDLHLGDISLVSPDKDLEEHDGRDLGPTGQRLLGGSAPVAIPGCLPRSPSLHSSSSLSVSPLGSFSQSLPGPLISSAMTPPQQPPPLKSEPRALGPSVSSYNSFGLNGVPGSIWDFVSGSFSPSPSPILNAGPAASSGVNPSSAELARVRRQLDEAKRKIRQWEESWQQVKQACDAWQREAKEAKERALAADSARQLALQKKEEVEAQVIFQLRAKQCVMCGERAGAVLRPCQHRVLCEPCAGSAPECAYCTGQPLPW from the exons ATGCCGTCGGTTTCGaaagcggcggcggcggcgctgaGCGGGTCCCCCCCGCAGACTGAGAAGCCGACCCACTACAG GTATCTAAAGGAGTTTAGGACAGAGCAGTGCTCCCTGTTTGTGCAGCACAAGTGCACCCAGCACAGGCCATTTACCTGTTTCCATTGGCATTTCCTAAATCAGCGTCGGCGCAGACCGCTCCGCAGGCGCGACGGCACTTTCAACTACAGCCCGGACGTGTACTGCTCCAAGTACGACGAGGCCAGCGGCGTGTGTCCGGACGGCGACGA GTGCCCATACCTGCACCGGACGACTGGGGACACGGAGCGCAAGTACCACCTGCGCTACTACAAGACAGGCGCCTGCGCCCACGGGACGGATGCGCGGGGCCACTGCGTGAAGAATGGGTTACACTGCGCCTTCGCCCACGGCCCGCTGGACCTGCGGCCGCCCGTCTGCGACGCCCG GGAGCTGCAGGCACAGGAAGCCCTGCAGAATGGCCAGCTCGGCACCGGGGATGGCGTCCCTGACCTGCAGCCCGGGGTCCTGGCCAGCCAGGCCCTGATGGAGAAGATCCTGGGCGAGGACCCCCGGTGGCAAG ACACCAACTTCGTGCTGGGCAGCTACAAGACGGAGCAGTGCCCCAAGCCGCCGCGCCTGTGCCGCCAGGGCTACGCCTGCCCGCACTTCCACAGCAGCAGGGACCGGAGGCGGGACCCCAGGCGCTTCCAGTACAG GTCCACGCCCTGCCCCAGCGTGAAGCATGGTGATGAGTGGGGCGAGCCGTCCAGGTGCCCGAGTGGGGACAGCTGTGCGCACTGCCACTCACGCACAGAGCAGCAGTTCCACCCCGAG TCGACCAAGTGCAACGACATGCGCCAGACCGGGCACTGCCCCCGGGGTCCTTTCTGCGCCTTCGCACACGTGGACA AGAGCCTCGGGATGGCCAATGACTGGAGCTGCCGAGACCTTGCCCTCGCCAGTGTCCCCACGACCCCCAGCGGGCAGCCTGGACAT GCAAAGCGGAGAGAGTCACCTGCCGGCGGCAGCCAGAAGGCCAGTGAGCAGGACGGCAAGCAG AGCCACCTTGCGGTGTTGGCAGTGGGTCACCCCCTCGCTCCCAGCGTGAGTTCCAGCCTCGCGTCCAGCCTGGCGTCCAGCACCGGCTCAGGCGGCTCCTCGCCCACCGCTCTGCCCGCCCTCTCGGCCCGCACCCACCCGCTCGACCCTTCCAGCAGCGCCAGTGAGGGCATCCCAG GATCCACCCTAGACCTTCACCTTGGTGACATCAGCCTCGTGTCCCCGGATAAGGACCTGGAGGAGCACGACGGCCGTGACCTGGGACCCACAG GTCAGAGGTTGCTGGGGGGCTCGGCCCCTGTGGCCATCCCAGGCTGCCTGCCACGCTCCCCATCCCTGCACTCCTCCTCATCCCTGTCCGTCTCCCCGCTCGGCTCCTTCTCCCAGTCCCTGCCGGGCCCACTCATCTCCTCGGCCATGACACCCCCCCAGCAGCCGCCACCCCTCAAGTCGGAGCCCAGAGCGCTGGGCCCTTCAGTCTCATCCTACAACTCCTTTG GCTTGAACGGCGTCCCTGGCAGCATCTGGGACTTCGTCTCCGGCAGCTTCTCTCCCAGCCcgtcccccatcctgaacgccgGCCCCGCGGCCTCCTCGGGCGTGAATCCCAGCAGCGCCGAGCTGGCCCGGGTCCGGCGGCAGCTGGACGAGGCCAAGAGGAAGATCCGGCAGTGGGAGGAGTCCTGGCAGCAGGTGAAGCAG GCCTGCGACGCATGGCAGCGGGAGGCCAAGGAGGCCAAGGAGCGGGCGCTCGCAGCCGACAGTGCCCGGCAGCTGGCGCTGCAGAagaaggaggaggtggagg CACAGGTGATCTTCCAGCTGCGGGCGAAGCAGTGCGTGATGTGCGGGGAGCGGGCGGGCGCCGTTCTGCGGCCCTGCCAGCACCGTGTGCTCTGCGAGCCCTGTGCGGGCAGCGCCCCCGAGTGCGCCTACTGCACAGGCCAGCCCCTGCCCTGGTGA
- the UNKL gene encoding putative E3 ubiquitin-protein ligase UNKL isoform X4, giving the protein MTPPQQPPPLKSEPRALGPSVSSYNSFGLNGVPGSIWDFVSGSFSPSPSPILNAGPAASSGVNPSSAELARVRRQLDEAKRKIRQWEESWQQVKQACDAWQREAKEAKERALAADSARQLALQKKEEVEAQFRRLQEELEGQGLASVLPGLSGCGDIGAIPLPKLHSLQSQLRLDLEAVDGVIFQLRAKQCVMCGERAGAVLRPCQHRVLCEPCAGSAPECAYCTGQPLPW; this is encoded by the exons ATGACACCCCCCCAGCAGCCGCCACCCCTCAAGTCGGAGCCCAGAGCGCTGGGCCCTTCAGTCTCATCCTACAACTCCTTTG GCTTGAACGGCGTCCCTGGCAGCATCTGGGACTTCGTCTCCGGCAGCTTCTCTCCCAGCCcgtcccccatcctgaacgccgGCCCCGCGGCCTCCTCGGGCGTGAATCCCAGCAGCGCCGAGCTGGCCCGGGTCCGGCGGCAGCTGGACGAGGCCAAGAGGAAGATCCGGCAGTGGGAGGAGTCCTGGCAGCAGGTGAAGCAG GCCTGCGACGCATGGCAGCGGGAGGCCAAGGAGGCCAAGGAGCGGGCGCTCGCAGCCGACAGTGCCCGGCAGCTGGCGCTGCAGAagaaggaggaggtggaggcGCAATTCCGACGGCTgcaggaggagctggaaggcCAGGGCTTGGCCTCCGTGCTCCCCGGGCTGAGCGGCTGCGGCGACATAGGTGCCATCCCCCTGCCCAAGCTGCACTCCCTGCAGAGTCAGCTGCGCCTGGATTTGGAGGCCGTGGACGGG GTGATCTTCCAGCTGCGGGCGAAGCAGTGCGTGATGTGCGGGGAGCGGGCGGGCGCCGTTCTGCGGCCCTGCCAGCACCGTGTGCTCTGCGAGCCCTGTGCGGGCAGCGCCCCCGAGTGCGCCTACTGCACAGGCCAGCCCCTGCCCTGGTGA